Proteins encoded within one genomic window of Humulus lupulus chromosome 1, drHumLupu1.1, whole genome shotgun sequence:
- the LOC133805250 gene encoding uncharacterized protein LOC133805250, whose translation MTSGFLLEKNPTWVLDFQRVGPYAQTRLNKSILDRKKFYATLSVDELDVEGFVTTENLRLVKMITSNQSIDAPSFWGLQCERDHALREELALIHIEAVEAAAKADAEKMKKEQAHKAERVEFDELDALLEGRQPNIGAPEACISGQGHPDMSNPVAKMKKMIEDRATAAKASAKRLAKGPT comes from the exons atgacatctgggttccttctagagaagaaccccacctgggtgctggacttccagcgcgtGG GTCCATATGCTCAGACTCGGCTCAACAAATCGATCCTGGATCGAAAAAAGTTCTACGCAACTCTTAGTGTCGATGAGCTAGATGTGGAGGGATTCGTGACTACAGAGAACCTTCGGCTGGTCAAGATGATTACATCGAACCAGTCAATAGATGCCCCTAGCTTCTGGGGGTTGCAATGCGAGAGGGATCATGCCctgagggaggagctggcccttATCCACATCGAGGCAGTGGAGGCTGCAGCCAAGGCGGACGCGGAGAAGATGAAGAAAGAGCAGGCCCACAAAGCGGAGAGGGTCGAATTTGATGAACTAGATGCCCTTCTCGAGGGGAGGCAGCCTAACATTGGAGCTCCTGAGGCTTGTATTTCGGGGCAAG GTCACCCAGATATGTCCAATCCAGTGGccaaaatgaagaagatgatcgAGGACAGGGCGACTGCGGCCAAGGCTTCAGCAAAGAGACTCGCCAAGGGCCCGACCTAA